One Halovivax ruber XH-70 genomic region harbors:
- a CDS encoding MFS transporter codes for MTDRSRLALVVWSVLVSQVFLYPGLSETVVALGGGDDILAGTWFLVAEFGAFVGCAVLWGVASDALGRRTPLVVLGAVGGAASYLAVALSPTLGLGFGVVLALRVVGGAFTIGAFSLAITMLMDLSGGHGRNMGAAGTAIGLGAALGSVVGGQFATIDPLAPLYAGAALLAGAAALAATVPDRGPGDGLPVGTLVARVRDRPTLLVPYAFGYVDRLTAGFFALTGVAYFRDAFGIDAGQAGLTLALFFVPFAVLQYPVGSLSDRVGRFLPVVVGSMLYGVAIIAVGLAPTYLLAAGLMVVVGICGALVSPTTMALVTDIVPSSGRGAAMGGFNVFGSLGMFSGFLVGGLVTDAYGYLAAFLVAGGLEIAIATIASGAVRRITWESATATGS; via the coding sequence ATGACCGATCGATCGCGCCTCGCGCTCGTCGTCTGGAGCGTCCTCGTCTCGCAGGTGTTCCTCTACCCGGGGCTCTCGGAGACGGTCGTCGCGCTGGGCGGCGGCGACGACATCCTCGCCGGCACGTGGTTCCTCGTCGCGGAGTTCGGTGCGTTCGTCGGCTGTGCCGTGCTGTGGGGGGTGGCGAGCGACGCGCTCGGTCGGCGGACGCCGCTGGTCGTGCTCGGCGCCGTCGGCGGCGCGGCGAGCTACCTCGCGGTCGCGCTGTCACCGACGCTGGGCCTTGGGTTCGGTGTCGTGCTGGCGCTTCGTGTCGTCGGCGGGGCGTTCACGATCGGCGCCTTCTCGCTGGCGATCACCATGCTGATGGATCTCTCGGGCGGCCACGGCCGTAACATGGGTGCGGCGGGGACGGCGATCGGCCTCGGAGCGGCGCTCGGCTCGGTCGTCGGCGGGCAGTTCGCGACGATCGATCCACTGGCCCCACTGTACGCCGGCGCCGCGCTGCTCGCCGGCGCTGCAGCCCTCGCGGCGACCGTCCCCGACCGTGGACCCGGGGACGGCCTCCCCGTCGGGACCCTCGTCGCGCGCGTTCGCGACCGACCGACCCTCCTCGTCCCCTACGCGTTCGGCTACGTCGACCGGTTGACGGCCGGGTTCTTCGCACTGACTGGCGTCGCGTACTTCCGGGACGCGTTCGGCATCGACGCGGGGCAGGCGGGACTGACGCTGGCGCTCTTCTTCGTCCCGTTCGCCGTCTTGCAGTACCCGGTCGGCTCGCTCTCGGATCGTGTCGGCCGATTCCTCCCGGTCGTCGTCGGCTCGATGCTCTACGGTGTGGCGATCATTGCGGTCGGGCTCGCCCCGACCTACCTCCTCGCTGCCGGGCTGATGGTCGTCGTCGGGATCTGCGGCGCACTCGTCTCGCCGACGACGATGGCGCTGGTCACCGACATCGTCCCGTCGTCGGGCCGCGGTGCGGCGATGGGTGGGTTCAACGTCTTCGGCAGTCTCGGGATGTTCTCTGGCTTCCTCGTCGGAGGACTCGTCACGGACGCGTACGGCTACCTGGCGGCGTTCCTCGTCGCGGGTGGGCTCGAAATCGCGATCGCCACCATCGCGTCGGGAGCCGTCAGACGAATCACGTGGGAGTCGGCGACGGCGACGGGAAGCTAG
- a CDS encoding HVO_0649 family zinc finger protein, with protein sequence MTVFAVVSPFDRLRRTYEADARCTSCGSEDASEWTVRASGRSVRYERECRSCGARERREIRLPA encoded by the coding sequence ATGACTGTGTTCGCCGTCGTCAGTCCGTTCGATCGGCTGCGTCGAACGTACGAAGCCGACGCTCGATGTACGTCCTGCGGGAGTGAGGATGCGAGCGAGTGGACCGTGCGCGCCAGCGGTCGCTCGGTCCGGTACGAGCGCGAGTGTCGCAGCTGCGGCGCTCGTGAGCGTCGCGAAATTCGCCTCCCGGCGTAG
- a CDS encoding DUF1328 domain-containing protein gives MVDAISLQLGNGGFLYWAIIFFVLALVAAAIGARGVAGISMEIARIFVLLFIVLAIVALLL, from the coding sequence ATGGTCGACGCCATCTCACTCCAGCTCGGCAACGGCGGGTTCCTGTACTGGGCAATCATCTTCTTCGTGCTGGCGCTCGTGGCCGCTGCGATCGGCGCCCGCGGTGTCGCCGGCATTTCGATGGAGATCGCTCGAATCTTCGTCCTGCTGTTCATCGTCCTCGCCATCGTCGCGCTCTTGCTTTGA
- a CDS encoding TetR/AcrR family transcriptional regulator, producing the protein MVDDPDRSSADPDEAIMRATYRALSAHGYADLTMKRIAAEYGKSTAAIHYHYDTKDDLLAAFLDFVLGRFKDAVHEVETTDPEERLELLLDQLLVSAGDHSDLLVAMLEMRSQAPYNEPFSERFRQNDAYVRYLLETVIDQGIDADVFADADAEHVARALMTIVDGARTRAVVLDEETALATARRAAAEYLAGTLDHRPA; encoded by the coding sequence ATGGTCGACGATCCGGATCGATCGAGCGCGGACCCTGACGAGGCGATTATGCGTGCGACCTATCGCGCGCTTTCTGCACACGGGTACGCGGATCTCACGATGAAACGGATCGCCGCGGAGTACGGCAAGTCCACGGCGGCGATCCACTACCACTACGACACGAAAGACGACCTGCTCGCCGCGTTTCTCGACTTCGTTCTCGGGCGATTCAAGGACGCCGTCCACGAGGTCGAGACGACCGACCCTGAGGAGCGCCTGGAGTTACTGCTCGATCAGTTACTGGTGAGCGCGGGCGACCACAGCGATCTCCTGGTCGCGATGCTCGAGATGCGAAGTCAGGCACCGTACAACGAACCGTTCAGCGAGCGATTTCGACAGAACGACGCCTACGTGCGGTACCTGCTCGAGACCGTGATCGACCAGGGGATCGACGCGGACGTCTTCGCCGACGCGGACGCCGAACACGTCGCCCGGGCGCTCATGACGATCGTCGACGGGGCGCGCACCCGGGCGGTCGTGCTCGACGAGGAGACGGCGTTAGCGACCGCGAGGAGGGCCGCCGCCGAGTACCTCGCGGGGACGCTCGATCACCGACCGGCGTGA
- a CDS encoding class I fructose-bisphosphate aldolase has protein sequence MIPIDDSPIVRDGKVLILAMDHGLEHGPVDFEDVPEKLDPSTVFETATHDAVTAMAVQKGIAEGYYPSYEDDVNLLLKINGTSNLWMGEPDSAVNCSVDYAAELGADALGFTVYGGSNNEIEMVEEFRDVQEAGREHDLPTVMWSYPRGQGLKNDTKPSTISYATRLALELGADVAKVKYPGSKEAMAHAVDCAGDMKVVMSGGSKTSDYEFLSTVEAVMDAGAKGLAVGRNVWQREDPTHLLDALEKVIYEGETADAALDE, from the coding sequence ATGATTCCGATCGACGACTCCCCGATCGTCCGCGACGGAAAGGTACTGATTCTCGCGATGGACCACGGCCTGGAGCACGGCCCCGTCGACTTCGAGGACGTCCCGGAGAAGTTAGACCCCTCGACGGTCTTCGAGACGGCGACCCACGACGCCGTCACCGCGATGGCCGTCCAGAAGGGCATCGCCGAGGGCTACTACCCCAGCTACGAGGACGACGTCAACCTCCTGCTGAAGATCAACGGGACCTCCAACCTCTGGATGGGCGAACCCGACTCGGCGGTCAACTGCTCGGTCGACTACGCCGCGGAACTCGGCGCCGACGCGCTCGGCTTCACTGTCTACGGCGGCTCGAACAACGAGATCGAGATGGTCGAGGAGTTCCGCGACGTGCAAGAGGCCGGACGGGAACACGATCTCCCGACCGTCATGTGGTCGTACCCGCGCGGGCAGGGACTCAAGAACGACACCAAGCCGTCGACGATCTCGTACGCGACCCGTCTGGCGCTCGAACTCGGTGCCGACGTCGCGAAGGTCAAGTACCCCGGTAGCAAGGAGGCGATGGCCCACGCCGTCGACTGTGCCGGCGACATGAAGGTCGTCATGTCCGGCGGCTCGAAGACCTCCGACTACGAGTTCCTCTCGACCGTCGAGGCCGTCATGGACGCCGGCGCGAAAGGCCTGGCCGTCGGCCGCAACGTCTGGCAGCGTGAGGACCCGACCCACCTGCTCGACGCCCTCGAGAAGGTCATCTACGAGGGCGAGACCGCCGACGCCGCGCTCGACGAATGA
- a CDS encoding sugar phosphate nucleotidyltransferase, producing the protein MNAIVLAGGYASRLWPITKHRPKMFLPLGETTVIDRLYAELERSNRIETVYVSTNERFAGDFEAHLAEAAYDKPRLSIESTRAEAEKHGVVGGLAPLVERESIDDDVLVVAADNVFDFAIDDFIEYFDRRRAPTVAAYDVGSTDRATDYGVLAVDDERVIEFVEKPDEPPGTLVSIGCYAFPRETLPSLRTYLDGGNDPDEPGWFVEWLHTREPTYAYSFAGHWFDVGTRASYLDAVDWYLDGGSLIADSASVEHSSVGRGVHVMPNATLVDADVERAVIFPDATLSATTVRRSIVDEGASLGDLEVVDAMVGAYTQIPGEGAGA; encoded by the coding sequence ATGAACGCGATCGTGCTCGCCGGCGGCTACGCGTCCCGACTGTGGCCGATCACGAAACATCGGCCGAAGATGTTCCTGCCGCTCGGGGAGACAACCGTCATCGACCGGCTCTACGCCGAACTCGAACGGAGCAATCGGATCGAGACGGTGTACGTCAGTACGAACGAGCGATTCGCCGGCGACTTCGAGGCGCACCTGGCCGAGGCGGCCTACGACAAACCCCGCCTGTCGATCGAGTCGACGCGAGCGGAAGCCGAGAAGCACGGCGTCGTCGGCGGCCTCGCGCCCCTCGTCGAGCGCGAATCGATCGACGACGACGTGCTCGTTGTCGCCGCGGACAACGTCTTCGACTTCGCGATCGACGACTTCATCGAGTACTTCGATCGGCGGCGAGCGCCGACCGTCGCCGCCTACGACGTCGGCTCGACGGATCGGGCCACCGACTACGGCGTCCTCGCGGTCGACGACGAACGCGTGATCGAGTTCGTGGAGAAACCCGACGAGCCCCCGGGGACGCTCGTTTCGATCGGGTGCTACGCCTTTCCCCGGGAGACGCTGCCGTCGCTTCGGACCTACCTCGACGGCGGGAACGATCCGGACGAGCCCGGCTGGTTCGTCGAGTGGCTCCACACTCGCGAACCGACGTACGCGTACTCGTTCGCGGGACACTGGTTCGACGTCGGTACGCGGGCGAGTTACCTCGACGCCGTCGACTGGTATCTCGACGGGGGATCACTGATTGCCGACTCGGCGTCCGTCGAGCACTCGTCGGTCGGCCGCGGCGTTCACGTCATGCCGAACGCGACCCTCGTCGACGCCGACGTCGAACGGGCGGTGATCTTCCCGGACGCGACGCTCTCCGCGACGACTGTCCGGCGGTCGATCGTCGACGAAGGGGCGTCGCTCGGCGACCTCGAGGTCGTCGACGCGATGGTCGGAGCGTACACGCAGATTCCGGGCGAGGGCGCGGGAGCGTGA
- a CDS encoding archaeosine biosynthesis radical SAM protein RaSEA codes for MSTPTPEVYEQGKGMDAHNQVMREIRSRKEASYDPHEPTRVWLDEDNTPDGVKRSLTIILNTGGCRWARAGGCTMCGYVAESVDGGSVSHDALMDQIDVCLAHEDDNAEAPAELIKIYTSGSFLDEREVGAETRRAIAETFADRERIVVESLPDFVDREKIADFTQHGIDTDVAIGLETATDRVRHDCVNKYFDFADFEAACAEAAVANADADGDTEAGIKAYLLMKPPFLAESEAVEDMISSIERCADVEGCHTVSMNPCNVQRYTMVDDLYFNDGYRPPWLWSVAHVLEETADVDAIVVSDPVGHGSDRGPHNCTECDDLVQKAIKDFDLRQDPTVFEQVSCECETTWETVMEQETSYNMPLVR; via the coding sequence ATGAGTACTCCCACGCCCGAGGTCTACGAGCAGGGCAAGGGCATGGACGCCCACAACCAGGTGATGCGGGAGATCCGCTCGCGCAAGGAGGCGAGCTACGACCCCCACGAGCCGACGCGCGTCTGGCTGGACGAAGACAACACGCCCGACGGCGTCAAACGGAGTCTGACGATCATCCTCAACACGGGCGGCTGTCGCTGGGCCCGTGCCGGCGGCTGTACGATGTGTGGCTACGTCGCCGAGAGCGTCGACGGCGGCAGTGTCTCTCACGACGCGCTGATGGACCAGATCGACGTCTGCCTGGCACACGAGGACGACAATGCCGAGGCGCCCGCCGAACTCATCAAGATCTACACCTCCGGCTCCTTCTTAGACGAGCGCGAGGTTGGTGCCGAGACTCGCCGGGCCATCGCCGAGACGTTCGCCGACCGCGAGCGAATCGTCGTCGAATCGCTCCCCGATTTCGTCGACCGCGAGAAAATCGCTGATTTCACCCAGCACGGCATCGACACGGACGTCGCTATCGGCCTGGAGACGGCCACGGACCGTGTGCGCCACGACTGCGTGAACAAGTACTTCGACTTCGCCGACTTCGAGGCCGCCTGCGCGGAGGCAGCCGTGGCGAACGCCGATGCGGATGGCGATACCGAAGCCGGCATCAAGGCCTACCTCCTGATGAAGCCGCCGTTTCTCGCGGAATCGGAGGCCGTCGAGGACATGATCTCGTCGATCGAACGCTGTGCCGACGTCGAGGGCTGTCACACCGTCTCGATGAACCCGTGTAACGTCCAGCGCTACACGATGGTCGACGACCTCTACTTCAACGACGGCTACCGCCCGCCGTGGCTCTGGTCGGTCGCCCACGTTCTCGAAGAGACCGCCGACGTCGACGCCATCGTCGTTTCCGACCCCGTCGGCCACGGCTCAGATCGTGGGCCACACAACTGCACGGAGTGCGACGATCTCGTCCAGAAGGCGATCAAGGACTTCGACCTCCGGCAGGATCCCACCGTCTTCGAGCAGGTCTCCTGTGAGTGCGAGACGACCTGGGAGACGGTGATGGAACAGGAGACGAGTTACAACATGCCGCTGGTTCGGTGA
- a CDS encoding glycosyltransferase: MHQPTLPARSIDAYAAVTDRERLDRLRSLAGALSDVRVLHVNSTAVGGGVAELLRSIVPVSNDLGVDADWLVMDADDEFFEVTKAMHNGLQGADTSLTEEMKATYRAVNERNAAEIEGEYDLVVIHDPQPLGSIDRLRERLPDAPIVWRCHIDLTDPAPAHLAFVSDYVARVDHAIFSRSAYGAPIEMPAASVVYPSIDPLAAKNRALDDDTVAAACDRLDPLSFDAPVVTQVSRFDPWKDQFGTLEIFRRAREQVPSLQLALVGSMAGDDPEGLAIYERVAREAVAEPDVYVLTDLPDATVNVLQRRSDVVVQKSIREGFGLVVSEALWKRTPVVGSNVGGIPLQIEDGHTGYLVEPDDVARAGDHVVELLQDEERLASFGTNARERVRERFLLPRQLADQLAIYVEVLDRDESVS, translated from the coding sequence ATGCATCAGCCCACGCTCCCGGCGCGGTCGATCGACGCCTACGCCGCCGTAACCGATCGGGAGCGACTCGATCGGCTTCGGTCGCTGGCTGGGGCGCTGTCGGACGTTCGGGTCCTCCACGTCAACTCGACGGCGGTCGGCGGCGGCGTCGCCGAACTGCTCCGGTCGATCGTCCCGGTGAGTAACGACCTCGGTGTCGACGCTGACTGGTTGGTCATGGACGCCGACGACGAGTTCTTCGAGGTGACCAAGGCGATGCACAACGGGCTCCAGGGAGCCGACACCTCGTTGACCGAGGAGATGAAGGCGACGTACCGTGCGGTGAACGAGCGGAACGCGGCCGAAATCGAAGGCGAGTACGACCTCGTCGTGATTCACGACCCGCAGCCGCTCGGATCGATCGATCGACTCCGTGAACGGCTGCCGGATGCGCCGATCGTCTGGCGGTGTCACATCGACCTGACCGATCCGGCGCCCGCGCATCTCGCGTTCGTCTCCGACTACGTCGCGCGGGTCGACCACGCGATCTTCAGTCGGTCGGCGTACGGGGCGCCGATCGAGATGCCGGCGGCGAGCGTCGTCTACCCCTCGATCGACCCGCTCGCGGCGAAGAACCGCGCTCTCGACGACGATACCGTCGCTGCGGCGTGCGACCGACTCGACCCCCTCTCTTTCGACGCGCCGGTCGTGACCCAGGTGTCGCGCTTCGATCCGTGGAAGGACCAGTTCGGCACCCTGGAGATCTTCCGTCGTGCCCGAGAGCAGGTTCCGTCCCTCCAGCTCGCGCTGGTCGGCAGCATGGCGGGCGACGACCCGGAAGGGCTCGCGATCTACGAGCGCGTCGCCAGGGAGGCCGTCGCCGAGCCGGACGTATACGTCCTGACCGACCTCCCGGACGCGACGGTGAACGTCTTGCAGCGTCGATCCGACGTCGTCGTCCAGAAGTCCATCCGCGAGGGCTTCGGACTGGTGGTCTCGGAGGCGCTCTGGAAGCGCACCCCGGTTGTCGGCTCGAACGTCGGCGGTATTCCCCTCCAGATCGAGGACGGACACACCGGGTACCTCGTCGAACCCGACGACGTCGCCCGCGCCGGGGACCACGTCGTCGAGCTGCTGCAGGACGAGGAACGCCTGGCGTCGTTCGGGACGAACGCACGCGAACGCGTTCGTGAGCGGTTCCTCTTGCCTCGACAGCTCGCCGACCAACTCGCGATATACGTCGAGGTGCTGGATCGCGACGAGTCCGTGTCCTGA
- a CDS encoding class 1 fructose-bisphosphatase, protein MSERDGDGADAERDRAATVDAIVDVVADSAEDIRSGLVGRRGKAGRENPSGEVQAEADVYADDLLEERLSAIDGVAEYASEERADVIDCGGSAADPDAVAVAVDPLDGSSNLEPNNTMGTVFAVYDEPLPAPGTSIVVSGWVLYGPITTMALARDGTVTKYELSGDEPTVVEEDVTIPDDPLVYGFGGRVPDWPDDFADFARAVESDPSHKLRYGGAMIGDVNQVLTYGGIFAYPALDGSPRGKLRLQFEGNPIGHLVETAGGRSSDGSRSLLSVEPNELHDRVPLHVGTAELIDRLEATLE, encoded by the coding sequence ATGAGCGAGCGCGACGGCGACGGAGCGGACGCCGAACGAGACCGCGCCGCGACGGTCGATGCGATCGTCGACGTCGTCGCGGATTCGGCCGAGGACATCCGCAGCGGACTCGTCGGCCGCCGCGGGAAGGCCGGCCGTGAGAACCCGAGCGGTGAGGTGCAGGCCGAGGCCGACGTCTACGCCGACGACCTGCTCGAAGAACGCCTGTCGGCGATCGATGGCGTCGCCGAGTACGCGAGTGAAGAGCGCGCCGACGTGATCGACTGCGGCGGGTCGGCCGCCGACCCCGACGCTGTCGCCGTCGCCGTCGACCCGCTCGACGGCTCGTCGAACCTCGAACCGAACAACACGATGGGGACGGTCTTCGCCGTCTACGACGAGCCGCTTCCCGCGCCCGGAACGTCGATCGTCGTCTCGGGCTGGGTGCTGTACGGCCCGATCACGACGATGGCACTCGCTCGCGACGGCACCGTCACGAAGTACGAACTCTCGGGCGACGAACCGACCGTCGTCGAGGAGGACGTCACCATTCCCGACGATCCGCTCGTCTACGGCTTCGGCGGTCGCGTCCCCGACTGGCCCGACGACTTCGCGGACTTCGCCCGGGCGGTCGAATCCGATCCCTCGCACAAACTCCGCTACGGCGGCGCGATGATCGGCGACGTCAACCAGGTCCTGACCTACGGCGGCATCTTCGCCTACCCGGCGCTCGACGGCAGTCCCCGCGGTAAACTTCGCCTCCAGTTCGAGGGCAACCCGATCGGCCACCTCGTCGAGACGGCCGGCGGCCGATCGTCGGACGGCTCCCGGTCACTGCTCTCTGTCGAGCCGAACGAGCTGCACGATCGGGTCCCGCTCCACGTGGGCACCGCCGAGTTGATCGACCGTCTCGAGGCCACCCTCGAGTAG
- a CDS encoding zinc ribbon domain-containing protein — translation MGHSISQKRPWLAAVLATLVTGLGHLYLRRWRRALGWLLVVFVTGALFVPPEAMEALVNEGAIDPVALAPSLLVGAFSVVDAYLVARALNRRNQAAAAAMDEAESAVSTCPNCGKELDPDLDFCQWCTTSIDDAER, via the coding sequence ATGGGCCACTCGATCTCGCAGAAACGGCCGTGGCTCGCCGCGGTGCTCGCGACGCTCGTGACCGGGCTCGGCCACCTGTACCTCAGGCGGTGGCGGCGTGCACTCGGCTGGCTGCTCGTCGTCTTCGTGACCGGTGCGCTGTTCGTCCCGCCGGAAGCGATGGAGGCGCTCGTCAACGAGGGTGCGATCGACCCTGTCGCCCTCGCCCCGTCGCTCCTCGTCGGTGCGTTCAGCGTCGTCGACGCCTATCTCGTCGCCCGCGCCCTGAACAGACGAAACCAGGCGGCTGCGGCGGCGATGGACGAAGCCGAGTCGGCGGTCAGTACCTGCCCGAATTGCGGGAAGGAACTCGACCCGGACCTCGACTTCTGTCAGTGGTGTACGACGTCGATCGACGACGCCGAACGGTGA
- a CDS encoding universal stress protein: MARFIERVLLPTDGSDGALSGARRGIALASQTAASVSVLSVVDAPVVGDDAAIASLESRAEEAVETVANMARDYDDGIDVTTAVERGTPFQAVREYAHRHEIDVIAMGTKGRTGLDRFLLGSVTENVLRTARVPVLAVPPDADEPGIADVAFDRLLLPTDGSEGAEIAAEWGVALADHLGSDVHSLYAVDPAPPHHEPDAVIEALERRAEAAIEATSERADAVDVAVTESIETGSPANAILAYASDHEVDLIVMGTHGRTGVGQWFLGSVTENVVRGADVPVLCVPVTAPSP; encoded by the coding sequence ATGGCCCGGTTCATCGAGCGAGTCCTGCTCCCGACCGACGGCAGCGATGGGGCGCTCTCCGGGGCGAGACGCGGGATCGCGCTCGCCTCGCAGACCGCCGCGTCCGTGTCCGTCCTCTCCGTCGTCGACGCGCCCGTGGTGGGCGACGACGCCGCGATCGCGTCGCTCGAGTCGCGGGCGGAGGAAGCGGTCGAGACGGTCGCGAACATGGCGAGAGACTACGACGACGGGATCGACGTCACCACCGCGGTCGAACGAGGGACACCGTTCCAGGCGGTCAGGGAGTATGCCCACCGACACGAAATCGACGTCATCGCGATGGGCACGAAGGGTCGGACGGGACTCGACAGATTCTTGCTGGGCAGCGTCACCGAGAACGTCCTCCGAACGGCCAGGGTGCCCGTGCTCGCTGTCCCGCCGGACGCCGACGAACCCGGGATCGCGGACGTGGCGTTCGATCGACTGCTCCTGCCGACCGACGGCAGTGAGGGGGCCGAGATCGCCGCCGAGTGGGGGGTCGCCCTCGCCGATCACCTCGGGTCCGACGTGCACTCGCTGTACGCGGTCGATCCGGCCCCTCCGCACCACGAACCGGACGCGGTGATCGAGGCACTGGAACGGCGGGCGGAGGCGGCGATCGAAGCGACGAGCGAGCGGGCCGACGCCGTCGACGTGGCGGTGACCGAATCGATCGAGACGGGATCACCCGCGAACGCGATCCTCGCGTACGCGAGCGACCACGAGGTCGACCTGATCGTCATGGGGACACACGGACGGACGGGCGTCGGCCAGTGGTTTCTCGGCAGCGTCACCGAGAACGTCGTGAGAGGGGCCGACGTCCCGGTACTTTGCGTCCCGGTCACTGCCCCGTCGCCATAG
- a CDS encoding MATE family efflux transporter: protein MGLRESVDSLFRGPEGMDLTSGGIGWPLFYLSLPIIVQNLFQVLYNLADTFWLGRHSTEALSAITFAFPIVFLMISLALGVSVAGSVLVAQHVGAGNEGRAAYAASQTMAYAAVISIVLGVLGYAFVDDVTALMGVNASVEPLVVEYMRVYAIGLFAVFGFAVFMALMRGYGDTVTPMYVMAGSVVLNIVFDPILIFGFEANPLFGAFGLDGLEAAALAATGFTGWGIGGAAIATVGSRALALVVGLVIMFRGNHGVQIRLSEMLPDRSFGRTIVEIGLPASVEGAARSLSITLLLVVVATFPNAVSGAYGIGTRVFSVIFLPALAVSQGIETMTGQNIGADAVERAAETNHFGARAMLVLLTVGGGLIMLAAGPIASIFSPDPAVVDHSTTFLRVTGLTFGFIGVMRAYTGGFRGAGHTMVAAVISLVTLGFVRLPVAWIASGPLGVMGLWIAFPISNIVGGVVAYCWFKRGTWRDGTLTQSGPTPDVPAPDAQPTDDD, encoded by the coding sequence ATGGGGCTCCGGGAGTCCGTCGACTCGCTGTTCAGAGGGCCCGAGGGAATGGACCTCACATCGGGTGGCATCGGCTGGCCGCTCTTTTACCTCTCGTTGCCGATCATCGTCCAGAACCTCTTTCAGGTGCTGTACAACCTGGCCGACACCTTCTGGCTCGGCCGTCACAGCACCGAGGCGCTGTCGGCAATCACGTTCGCGTTTCCGATCGTCTTCCTGATGATCTCGCTCGCGCTGGGCGTCTCGGTCGCGGGGAGCGTCCTCGTCGCCCAGCACGTTGGGGCCGGCAACGAGGGGCGCGCCGCGTACGCCGCCTCGCAGACGATGGCCTACGCGGCTGTCATCTCCATCGTGCTGGGGGTCCTGGGCTACGCCTTCGTCGACGACGTCACCGCGCTCATGGGCGTGAACGCCTCCGTCGAACCGCTCGTCGTGGAGTACATGCGCGTCTACGCGATCGGCCTGTTCGCGGTCTTCGGCTTCGCCGTCTTCATGGCGCTCATGCGCGGCTACGGCGACACCGTGACGCCGATGTACGTCATGGCCGGCTCCGTGGTACTCAACATCGTCTTCGACCCGATCCTCATCTTCGGTTTCGAGGCGAACCCGCTGTTCGGGGCGTTCGGACTCGACGGCCTCGAAGCCGCGGCGCTTGCCGCGACGGGCTTTACCGGCTGGGGGATCGGCGGCGCCGCCATCGCGACGGTCGGCTCCCGGGCGCTCGCACTCGTCGTCGGGCTCGTGATCATGTTCCGCGGGAATCACGGCGTGCAGATCCGCCTCTCGGAGATGCTGCCCGACCGCTCGTTCGGGCGGACCATCGTCGAGATCGGCCTGCCAGCCTCCGTCGAGGGGGCGGCTCGGTCGCTCTCGATCACGCTCTTGCTGGTCGTCGTGGCGACCTTCCCGAACGCCGTCAGCGGGGCGTACGGCATCGGAACGCGAGTGTTCTCGGTGATCTTCCTGCCGGCGCTCGCCGTCTCGCAGGGGATCGAGACGATGACCGGCCAGAACATCGGCGCCGACGCGGTGGAACGCGCCGCCGAGACGAACCATTTCGGCGCACGCGCCATGCTCGTGCTCCTCACGGTGGGCGGCGGCCTCATCATGCTCGCTGCGGGACCGATCGCCAGCATCTTCTCACCCGATCCCGCGGTGGTCGACCACTCCACGACCTTCCTCCGCGTGACCGGGCTCACCTTCGGCTTCATCGGCGTCATGCGCGCCTACACCGGTGGGTTCCGCGGTGCCGGGCACACGATGGTCGCGGCCGTCATCTCGCTCGTGACGCTCGGCTTCGTCCGCCTTCCGGTCGCCTGGATCGCGTCGGGCCCGCTCGGTGTAATGGGCCTGTGGATCGCGTTCCCGATCTCGAATATCGTCGGCGGCGTCGTCGCGTACTGCTGGTTCAAACGCGGGACCTGGCGCGACGGTACCCTGACGCAGAGCGGCCCGACGCCCGACGTGCCGGCACCCGACGCCCAACCGACAGACGACGACTGA